The genomic window AGCAGAGCTGCATTTCACACAGCACTGTCCTGCAGGCTCAGCAAACAGTGCTGCATTTCACACTGCAATATCCTGCGGGTACAGCAAGCAGAGCTGCATTTCACACTGCACTACCCTGCAGGCacagaaaggagagctgcatttCACACTGCACGGTGTCCTGCAGGCACAGAAAGCAGAGCTGCATTTCACACTGCAATATCCTGCGGGTACAGCAAGCAGAGCTGCATTTCACACTGCATGGTGTCCTGCAGGCATAGAAAGCAGAGCTGCATTTCACACTGCACTATCCTGCAGGCGCAGCAAGCAGAGCTGCATTTCACACTGCATTGTGTGGTGCAGACATGGCAAgcagagatgcatttcacacTGCATGGTGTCCTGTAGGCACAGCAAGCAGAGCTGCATTTCACACTGCACTGTGTCCTGCAGACACGACAAGCAGAGCTGCATTTCACACTGCATGGTGTCCTCCGAGCACAGCAAACAGAGCTGCATTTCACACTGCACTGTGTCCTGCAGACACGACAAGCAGAGCTGCATTTCACACTGCATGGTGTCCTCCGAGCACAGCAAGCAGAGCTGCATTTCACACTGCACTGTGTCCTGCAGACACGACAAGCAGAGCTGCATTTCACACTGCATGGTGTCCTCTGAGCACAGCAAGCAGAGCTGCATTTCACACTGCACTGTGTCCTGCAGACACGACAAGCAGAGCTGCATTTCACACTGCATGGTGTACTCCGAGCACAGCAAGCAGAGCTGCATTTCACATTGCACTGTGTCCTGCAGACACGACAAGCAGAGCTGCATTTCACACTGCATGGTGTCCTGCAGGCTAACAAGGAGTACACACGCCACCCAGTAACCAGGGATCAACAGCAACAGAAAGTCAGTGACATTCACCCCCAGTGCATGGCTTGATAGTCCAGATTAGTGCCAGATTAGTGCACACTTAAAAAAAGCAGACGATTGTACCTGCTGTGGCACTTTGAACCTCACGTAGGAACAGAGCTTCAGCATGTCCTCCATCTCCTCAGGGGTGGAGGGGATAAGAGGGATCCCCGACATGTTCTGTGTTGCCTGGAGTTCCTGCAGCTGCTTCACGAACTTGCTTTCACTGGGGATCTGCAGACCTGAGCACAGACACCTGCTTTATACTGAGGTTTCACTAGGGTTCTGCAGACCTGAGCACAGACACCTGCTTTATACTGAGGTTCAATTGCAGGTTCTCAGCTATTGTATGCCTATACAGAAACTGGACTGTGTgccactttttatatattttaacagtatgtAAACATAAACAGCAAACATACTGCAAAGTATACGTggacaataataaaacatgttaccTTAATAACATAACAAACAGGGCTTCAAAAATCATTTCTGTCATCAGAAACTTGAGCTGGTTGAATAATAGCATGGGTTTGACTTAATTCATTcagaattaatttgtttatttttcagaaacttTGTAAAAAAATTTGAATTCACTGTTTGCTTATTCTGACCCCTGTGCATCTTGTGACAATGCTGGTAGATACTTTTTAGTTCAGCAACTGTATTATAAATTTAATGAACTCGTTAAATGTTTAACACTGTGGCTTTCTAAGTACTGTTTCAGATCATAGGGTGTCTGTCCGAGTGTTGTAAATTGATATAGAGTTGTGCTTTTAAACTTTGTATATCCTCTCAAATTCCAGAGCCCCTTTAAGACAGGGCATGATATTCAGCTGCAGAATGCAAGTGCCCATCGTATTGTACATTGTTCAGAAGGCAGCTCTATTGGTAGAGTACTAGCATTCATTCTGATTCTCCCTGAAACCCAGGTTTAACCATCCTTTTTATGGTTGTCAAGATATTCTTATTATTGGTGCAGAAGGTTTAGATATGAAACAGACCACATCTGGATTCACTTTGGATCTTTATTGAAAGAGGAAGGggagtttaattaaaaacaaactttaaacatTAAGGTGTGCTTTCATAGATCCCTCTTAGCACTCATCCTGCACTGCCTGATCTAAAGCAACAgtagtagtccaagattagtgctaatcagggtctctgAAAACCGAAGAAGTTACGATTAGGAAATCAAGACACTACTAGAACCAAAACTAGCAGGTACTCTTTAAAATACACCAATGGTGCAATGGCCATAACTGTCCCTCAATATACTGTAAGGCAGTATTTTCTAATTGGCCAGTGTTTATTAGTGTATCAATATACAAAGATCTTGAGGTTCAGGACTGAATTGTAGTTTGTGCAAATTCTGATGAGAATTTATCCAGCCCTTAAAGATttaattaagaaatgtatttttgtttttgacaaattAAACATTGTCATTACTGTGGGGACCTAGGAAGTTCAAAGCTTTCGTGACATCACATTGCTGTAAGCTCACCACTGAGCACCGCACACTTGGTATAAAGCAATATCCCAGAGCCCCTGTCCATCCCACTGACCTGCAGGACAGATGAGCGAGGTGCTGCAGAGGTGGGAGGGGTAGCGGGCAGCgtagactccagccacattccctcCCATTGAGGTGCCCACCAAGTGAAATGGCTTCTTATTGAGGCGGATACACTCGACAAACTGCAACACAAGAGAAACACAGAGGAACTGGAATCACCAAACTAAACACAAGAGAAACACTGAGGAGATGGAATCACCAAACTAAACACAAGAGAAACACAGATGAGCTGGAATCACCAAACTAAACACAAGAGAAACACAGATGAGCTGGAATCACCAAACTAAACACAAGAGAAACACAGATGAGCTGGAATGTCCAAACTAAACACTAGAGAAACACAGAAGAGCTGGAATCACCAAACTAAACAAGAGAAACACTGAGGAGCTGGAATCACCAAACTAAACAAGAGAAACACTGAGGAGCTGGAATCAccaaactaaacaaaagaaacacagagGAGCTGGAATCACCAAACACCACAGAGGACTCACCAAACTAAACAAGAGAAACAGAGATGAGCTGGAATCAccaaactaaactaaacacagaGGAGCTGGAATCACCAAACTAAACAAGAGAAACACAGAGGAGCTGGAATCACCGAATTAAACACAAGAGAAACACAGAGGAACTGGAATCACCAAACTAAACAAGAGAAACACAGATGAGCTGGAATCACCAAACTAAACACAAGAGAAACACAGAGGAGCTGGAATCACCAAACTAAACAAGAGAAACACAGATTAGCTGGAACCACCAAACTAAATACAAGAGAAACACAGAGGAACTGGAATCACCAAACTAAATACAAGAGAAACACAGAGGAACTGGAATCACTGAACTAAACACAAGAGAAATAGAGAGGAGCTGGCATGACCCAACTAAGCAGAAGAGAAACAGAGAGGAGCTAGAATCACCCAACTAAGCAGAAGAGAAACAGAGAGGAGCTGGAATCATCCAACTAAGCTCAACAGAAACAGAGAGGAGCTGGAATCACCCACCTAAACACAAGAGAAACAGAGAGGAGCTGGAATCACCGAACTAAACACAAGAGAAACAGAGAGGAGCTGGAATCACCCAActaaacacaagacaaacagagAGGAGCTGGAATCACCCAACTAAACACAAGAGAATGCAAATGGAATCCTTGCCATACACCATTTGAGACAAAtataccatttgagaaatatagccaaacttattagaccaattatttctgtatctaatGCCatgagactaatgcatgcctttcatctagaattgattattgtaatgcactttttttctggtatcccaaaacgtgtggtacctgcttgcagcttgttcagaacacTGCCattagaattctgactaaaaccaggaaatgtgaacatattacccctgttttggcctttttacactggcttcctgtgcagtatagaagtcattttaagattttgctgttaactaaAAAGGACCTAAATGGATTAgaacctagttatttgcaggagttactgaccccgtatcttccaaaccacactttgagatcacaggatgcggggctgcagGTTAATCCTTGGGTCAACCAAAAAgacatgggaggtagggctttttcttgtagagctcctaaattatggaatgctctgccttcatttgtcaacGAAGCTTGGACAGTTACAgctttcaagtcaagactaaaaacacacgtttataaaatgtctttcttatcttagtgggttttaatgtaacttcaaaattgctgcttttgtattatgtgtatattgTTATCTAAATGgcctgattgtggcagttgtatgtgtgacattctatacaaatgtattgtggtttgttctttttttctgctatgtacagtgctttgtgatacttttgtataaaaagcgctagataaattcaataaataaataaatattgtgtgctATACAATAGCTGCACCTCTCTGTAGCAAGCATCTTTCAGTTTCAACAGACTAACAGCAGGTCCTCCTGTGTCCACGAGTATTCGAGTTCCAGATGTTTTCTGAGGGCAGTCTCTCAAGGCAACTCTCTCATTCTAAGATTTTGGTTCTTTATTGTGTAACCTGGTGTATAGAATGCTATGTCCTCCAGTGACaatttgatattattttaatCAAGACTATGACATTTTCGGTTAATTGTTTACCTGGTGCATCCTTAgtgagacagacagatacaagagaaagagacacagagacaaCGAGACAGACCATGAGACAGAGAtcgagagacagacagacaaaatcaATGAGACAGACAGtgagacagagaaagacagagacatAGACAGGCAGAGTCACAGACAACGAGACAATACTTACCTGGTGTATCCTCCGCACCTGCCCCTCGATGGAGTAGTCCTCAGCACAGGTGCGGGAGGTGCCCTCGTGTCCTGGCATGTCCACACAGACCAGGTGAAGGTGCTTCGGGAGATACTGTAAACACCAGGACAATGTTATACCCACACAAAATCAGGCTGCTTCTACCTGCATCATAAATATCCAGAACACTGCCCAGGTCAGGAGAGGTTCTAATGCTGAACTTTAACATGGCTCATTGTGGCTCTATGTTGCTACAGCTTTGCATTTTGgataaaataattattgatttCAACTAGAATATGCCTAGCGAGGCAAGCCTTCTGTGCACAGGTTAATAATCCTTAGCACTCCAAGGCTGTAAATCTATGTTTAGCTGATGAAACGTTCAGATGTTCTGTGTAAGCGGTCGCTCACTGTTTAAACTGTGACACGGTGTCCCCCCCACTCGCTCCTCACCTTGACGACGGTCAGCCACATGTCTTTGTGCGCAGAGAAGCCGTGCAGCATGAGGATGGAGGGCCGGGTCCCGGGCTTCCCGCGGTACGAGTAACAGAAGCGATACCCGCTGCTCTCCACGTGCTTCACCTGCAGTCCCAGCGTCCGCCGCCAGtacctgcacaaacagcacagtgaggAGACACATTATACCAGCTATGCTTTagcacaatttattttcatatctgTTTCTTATTCTagtatgtgtgttctgtaagAGTCTCTGTTGTTGTTTCTCCTTATATCAGTATTTACCAGGCCTTCTAACTAATGTCCTTTTCAGTGGGCAAGCTGCTCCATTCTGTTAAAGGAACACTATGAAATCCTAACTAATGTCCTTTTCAGTGGGCTAGCTGCTCCATACTGTTAAAGGAACACTATGAAATACTATATCACAGAAGCAGACTTTCTTCACTTATATTTCTATCAGTGTTTTCTGGTAATGCAAAACTACCTCCACCCAAAAATATATCCTAACCCAACCTGCACAGGGAGCCTGGCTGTCACACAAGTTTCAGATCCATAAATCTTAAGTCAAGTCAGGACACTGAAAAGCCAGCGATGACACCAGACAAAGTCATCCAGCTTGTTCAGTATCTCTGTGTCCATCATGTGATAACACAATGACACAATGTAATCTTTAAACTGCACACATAGCCAGTGTCTAGACCAGAAAGACCcacacaaaagaaacaaatcaacTCAGCGGAAAGACAACCTGACAATtattcttttgatattttttctagaaacatttaaatgtagtgaaaaaaatggaatttttataaatatattatgtacTGTAGCAAGAGGTACTGTCTTTGTATTCTTATAAAAGGGCTGGTACATGGACCCATCGACGTTCCATGAGAATGCCTTCATGTGaactttacagaaaacataatacacacagcacaataaaacattaaaatagcattaaaaaagataataataaaaatattattttaaataaaattaaataatttctaaacgtgtatatttaaaaacacaaaaaaacagtaataataaaaacaaaaaaaaactataataaaaaggcctatgtaaataaataagtctTCAACCTTGTCTTAAAAACAACAAGACTCCTAGCTGCCAGGAATTGGTTTGAGGGTAAATTCTATCCCAGCATGTGATTAGTGACCTGTGTGATGTTTGATTCCTTTCTTTCTCTTCAGAAGACCCTGTGAAAGCTGCATTGTCTCACAGCCCAGTTTAAtctgaaacactgaaataaataaaactcctgGATCTGCTTGCAGCATCACTCCAGTGTAGCGTTTTAATAAAACTCCTGGCTCTGCTCACAGCATTGTTCCAGTGTAGCGTCTTAATAAAACTCCTGGCTCTGCTCACAGCATCACTCCACTGTAGCGTCTTAATAAAACTCCTGGCTCTGCTCACAGCATTGTTCCAGTGTAGCGTCTTAATAAAACTCCTGGCTCTGCTCACAGCATCACTCCAGTGTAGCGTTTTAATAAAACTCCTGGCTCTGCTCACAGCATTGTTCCAGTGTAGCGTCTTAATAAAACTCTTGGCTCTGCTCACAGCATCACTCCAGTGTAGCGTCTTAATAAAACTCTTGGCTCTGCTCACAGCATTGTTCCAGTGTAGCGTCTTAATAAAACTCCTGGCTCTGCTCACATCGTTCCAGTGTAGCGTCTTAATAAAACTCCTGGCTCTGCTCACATCGTTCCAGTGTAGCGTCTTAATAAAACTCCTGGCTCTGCTCACATCGTTCCAGTGTAGCGCCTTAATAAAACTCCTGGCTCTGCTCACATCGTTCCAGTGTAGCGTCTTAATAAAACTCCTGGCTCTGCTCACATCGTTCCAGTGTAGCGTCTTAATAAAACTCCTGGCTCTGCTCACAGCATCACTACAGTGTAGCCTCTTTAACAATTATTTCTTTGCTGTTGATCTTTTTTTGTCGCTACTCTGGTCCCAACCACCACTCTATAAAttaacttcctgtgttacaggtcacAGCACCCCAGCTGATTCATGCTTACTTCACTTAAAAAGTGGGTACCAGCCCCCAGAAGTAGATATTATTGCACAGCCTTGTTAAATATGCAAGCACAGGTCTTCAATCTCATGTGGCACAGCACATAGCAAGGACAGAAAGTCCAGGCTGCGTCTGTTAATTCAATTTCTTGCTAGGCTTTTAACAAGGTTCATGCTGGGGGCAGGACTGTAACTGCGCAGATACGTGGGCCATACTGAGAGATTCAGGGGCAGCACCATTGACTCCACTGCACACAGCAGTGCAGGGCACCACAAGGAGAGACACACAGATCATAGCACGCTTTAATTAGCAGCACAATTGAGCTTACCAATAATAGACTTTGATGAGAGCCGCAGGCCACAGCAAAAAGGAAGCAACGAATGCCAGGATGGGAATGGCCAGCGTGCCGCCCGCGAtgagaaacatgttcacaagGTCCAGGTCCATCTCCCTGCACTGCGTCACACCTGCAGGGGCAAACACAGGACTGAAGACAAAGTGTCCCCATGGGGCGTAATGAATGGGAAAGGCATAGCAGACGTTAACGGGAAGTAAAATGGACCTTTTTGACAGTGAAATAGTTCGTTTTTACTGGATTGAGAgtatcatagaatacagctgttcACCCACTGCAAAGACAATACAGTCAATGTAATGGGAGGGGCATCACAGTTACCTAGTCCAGTGTCCCTGGAACACACAACAAGGACCAAAACAATAGAAATGACATTCAATTGAAGTAATGTTAAATTCAGGGGTGAGTCGTTATGTTACATCGCAGCTATACAACAGTTAATGCTATGCTCATGTTACTataaatcagtactttctgttttctacatgttaaccactccctaatccatgtgcatgcaatTCCTTCAATCCattctgcattcagtttgagaattaatcttttaatctTATATGaatcccttgctttcttgtttcagctttttaatggtacagtaattctatgaatcccttgctttcttgttGTGTTTTACGTGACAGTCAGCATGTGACACTGCATTCCCAAGACCCCAGGTCTGCAGCAATATCCATCTCCTCTTTTCTAGCGCCTGCTTTTTATCTGCAAAGGAATCTATTCTGTCCTGCTAGAGCTGAATTTACAGTATTAACTTGAATTGTGTCAGTACCACACATCCCCTTAGAGCTACAATTGAAGAAGTACCACGAACGCTCAACCCCTGCAGGggtaaaagaaaaaggaaactaCTTGCCACAGTAGCACCCTTTACAGATCAATCTTCACAACAAGTCTGTTCATTTTTACAAGTAAAATATTCAGTACAAATAGTTCAGTAAAAAGCCGGCACATTGTTATTTTTCACATGCTAATAAATTAATTCTCAAAAGCCTCAGGGCAGAACTAGTTAAGCGATTTTCAAAAGCTTTCACTAAAGGCCTGTTTCCATTGAATTTAGGAGCTGGCAGGAACTGGGGGCCAAGTTAAGAATCATAAATGGAATGATCATCTGGAACCAGACTGGAACCCAAGTCTCTGGAGGTGAAGCCATGAAAGGGTAGAGAATTAGCCTGCTGTGCCAGAGACCCAGTCCTGCtgctttcaaatataaaatatgtactgGATTTTTTTGCTTGTTGCCAAGCTGAGTTTGTGTCCGTTTGGCTTGGCAACAGTATATTCTGAATTTACTTCTTATATCTAAAACGAGTTGGATTCAGTTTCACCAAGCTACACAATTTGAACTTCTACAAGATCAGTTTACTTAAACAAGGGTTATTTATCATGTTTATAAACATAATGATACTACTTAtcctgattttagtttttttttttttttttttttttatgctgtatgAATTGCATTTATGGTCAAATACTGTAGTTGGTTGGTAAGTAAAGGCGGTAAAAGCAGGATGCTGGAgtcctgtttttaaacaaaaaacgtgtactttattaataaagctgataataatgataaattaatttaaacaatctggtccTTTAAGGCAGTATcaagatcaaaataaataaaaggagtCACAATCTATGAAACGGTTGTTGTTCTCCAGTTCCAAACCAACACTGAATTGTGCttctttttataaaagtgtgtgcAGGACTTCTCTCCAATTACCTTAGATGAATTGGAAACCATAGTTAAGCAGATAACCACTGCCTGTTCCCCTGACACAATTCCTACTACACTCTTAAAAGACACTTTTAATACTGTTAGCaaccatatttaaaaaactgtaaatagCTCACTTTCGTCAGGCAGTTCTACTGGCACTTAAGATAGGTGTGGTAAAATCAGTACTTAAAAAACATAATCTAGGGAAACTCCTGAGTGACGCATCCGTTAAaggccctatagcctggagatcgtcagttcaagtccaggctcacaacaatatcccaagcactccacaaatctggcctgtatggtagggtggaagccatcactcaagaaagcccacctttaatccagtttgaagtatgcaaaaaacactctcgggagattctgtagccacgtggcaaaaagttttgtggtctgacgaaactaaaattgaactttttggtctaaatgcaaagcgttatgtttggcgcaaacccaacacagcgcatcacccaaagaacaccatccctactgtgaagcatggtggtggcaggatcatgttatggggatgtttctcatcagcagggactggggcacttgtacAGAGGTCCTtggggaaaacctgctgccttctgcaagaaagctgaaactggtacagaagttcacctttcagcatgacaacgacccaaagcacacagccaaagctacactggagtggctaaggaacaaaaaggtaaatgtccagctgtaattgctgccaaaggtgcttccaccaagtattaactcaggggggtggagacttatccaattatgaactttcagttttgtattgttaatatataatttttttctcaataaaaacttttcccccttaacagtgtagcgtatggtatgtagataaatggaaaaaaattgttggatttaggtcagggctctgaccaggccactcaaggacatttacttttttgttccttagccactccagtgtagctatcgctgtgtgctttgggtcattgtcatgctgaaaggtaaacttccgtcccagtttcagctttcttgcagagggcagcaggttttccccaaggacctctgtactttgctccattaattttcccttctatcctgacaagtgccccagtccctgctgatgagaaacatgcccataacatgatcctgccaccaccatgcttcacagtagggatggtgttctttgggtgatgcgctgtgttgagtttgcgccaaacataatgctttgcatttggccaaaaagttccattttagtttcgtcagaccacaaaacttttggcAGACCACAaaaccacatggctacagaatctccagagtgtttttCTGCAtgcttcaaacaggattcaaggtgggctttcttgagtaatggcttccttcttgccaacctaccatacaggccagatttgtgaagtgcttgggatattgttgtcacatgcacattttgaccagtcttggccataaaagcctgaagcgcttgcaaagttgccactggcctcttggtagcctctctgatcagtctccttcttgctcggtcatccagtttggagggacggcctgatctaggcagggtcttggtggtgccatacaccttccacttcttaataatcgtattgaccatgctccaagggatattaaatatcaaaggccttgtttatacccatcccatgatctttcaaaaactttgtcctggagttctttctcgcgccttggtgctcatggttgagtctttgctttgaaatgcactaactagcagagggaacctacaggaattgctg from Polyodon spathula isolate WHYD16114869_AA chromosome 16, ASM1765450v1, whole genome shotgun sequence includes these protein-coding regions:
- the LOC121329098 gene encoding monoacylglycerol lipase ABHD6-like, which encodes MDLDLVNMFLIAGGTLAIPILAFVASFLLWPAALIKVYYWYWRRTLGLQVKHVESSGYRFCYSYRGKPGTRPSILMLHGFSAHKDMWLTVVKYLPKHLHLVCVDMPGHEGTSRTCAEDYSIEGQVRRIHQFVECIRLNKKPFHLVGTSMGGNVAGVYAARYPSHLCSTSLICPAGLQIPSESKFVKQLQELQATQNMSGIPLIPSTPEEMEDMLKLCSYVRFKVPQQILQGLVDVRIPHNDFYREVFLEIVGEKSRHSLQENMHLITVPLQVIWGKQDQVIDVSGATVLASGVRGCRVDLLENCGHSVVMERPRKTAKLILEFLISQQDSSSKKIS